The following coding sequences are from one Arcobacter nitrofigilis DSM 7299 window:
- a CDS encoding filamentous hemagglutinin N-terminal domain-containing protein produces MNQLLEYRSRFIRKISMVVSALLAGVTISYAAPSGGVVTSGTANISQNGNTTNINQSTHKATINWNKFNIAQNETVNFNQPNASSITLNRVIGNERSVINGALNANGQVWILNSNGVLFGKNASINTAGLLATTAKLSDNDFNIGNYNFKNSSSNSVINLGTINISNEAYAVLAGKKVTNEGSIKAVKGKIHFKRFIK; encoded by the coding sequence ATGAATCAACTTCTTGAATATAGATCAAGATTTATAAGAAAGATAAGTATGGTAGTATCAGCTCTATTAGCTGGAGTTACTATCTCTTATGCTGCACCTAGCGGAGGAGTAGTTACAAGTGGAACTGCAAATATTTCCCAAAATGGAAATACCACAAACATAAACCAATCCACCCATAAAGCAACTATTAATTGGAATAAATTTAACATTGCACAAAATGAAACAGTAAACTTCAATCAACCAAATGCAAGTTCAATTACATTAAACAGAGTAATAGGAAATGAAAGATCTGTTATCAATGGAGCACTTAATGCCAATGGTCAAGTTTGGATTTTAAACTCAAATGGTGTTTTATTTGGTAAAAATGCTAGTATTAATACAGCAGGTCTATTAGCAACTACAGCAAAACTTTCTGATAATGATTTTAATATAGGAAACTATAACTTTAAAAACTCTTCTTCAAACTCAGTTATAAACTTAGGGACAATAAATATCTCAAATGAAGCCTATGCAGTTTTAGCTGGAAAAAAAGTAACAAATGAAGGAAGTATAAAAGCAGTAAAAGGAAAGATACATTTTAAACGGTTTATTAAGTAA
- a CDS encoding ShlB/FhaC/HecB family hemolysin secretion/activation protein codes for MLNGLLSNKTDLKNGRVAYSAPLMSNGLRGELSYSKTTYTLGDKYSSLDAKGNSTALDATLTYPIIRTRMENLKASLDIAKKNLKDEINSQDDTTKKDVKSLSLGLDYDKSYLAFNLPSTSKVSFNYTYGKLSFDDNAKRVDDENGANTNGNYSKVNLDLSHSINFTSKISLDTSLNLQYALAHKNLDGSEDLSIGGAYGVKLYPTSEVSAENGYIFNIEGKYRLPDINALSSSVGIFYDRGRAFMANNNVGFEAKSLQDVGVGYYASYKDFFGQVQVAWNANSAPVTSEPNRNSRVLFQGGWVF; via the coding sequence ATTTTAAACGGTTTATTAAGTAATAAAACTGATTTAAAAAATGGTAGAGTAGCATATTCAGCTCCTTTGATGTCAAATGGACTAAGAGGAGAACTAAGTTATTCTAAAACAACTTATACCTTAGGAGATAAATATTCAAGTCTTGATGCAAAGGGTAACTCTACAGCTTTAGATGCAACATTAACATATCCAATTATACGAACAAGAATGGAGAATTTAAAAGCTTCATTAGATATTGCTAAAAAGAATTTAAAAGATGAAATTAATTCTCAAGATGATACAACAAAAAAAGATGTTAAATCTTTAAGCTTAGGATTAGACTATGATAAGAGTTATTTAGCCTTTAATCTTCCATCAACTTCAAAAGTTAGTTTTAATTATACCTATGGGAAGTTAAGCTTTGATGATAATGCTAAAAGAGTAGATGATGAAAATGGAGCTAATACAAATGGTAATTATTCTAAAGTTAATTTGGATTTATCACATAGTATAAACTTTACTTCTAAAATCTCATTAGATACTTCATTAAACTTACAATATGCCCTAGCACATAAAAACCTAGATGGAAGTGAAGATTTATCTATTGGGGGAGCTTATGGGGTTAAGTTATATCCTACTAGTGAAGTTAGTGCTGAGAATGGATATATATTTAATATAGAAGGAAAATATAGATTGCCTGATATAAATGCTTTATCAAGTAGTGTTGGAATCTTCTATGATAGAGGAAGAGCATTTATGGCAAATAATAATGTAGGCTTTGAAGCTAAATCTTTACAAGATGTTGGTGTTGGATATTATGCTTCATATAAAGACTTCTTTGGTCAAGTTCAAGTTGCTTGGAATGCTAATAGTGCTCCTGTTACTAGTGAGCCTAATAGAAACAGTAGAGTTCTTTTTCAAGGTGGGTGGGTTTTTTAA
- a CDS encoding response regulator translates to MNIIILEDEAIMMMFLKDSLEKRGHTVKATFNSYLGFFEFIEKENIDLVFMDILLKGALDGTQIAKRLREINKTIKIVFITSYKDSQILQMAKLSKPNGYLIKPVSKEDLEAILMVCETNTEIEENNDYITIATYKYHIINKTVEENNELIKLTKNELKCFELLLQNKNTYISPEILINHLWNVEASIKFNSLRELVYRIRKKLPNLHIDNSINIGYILKD, encoded by the coding sequence TTGAATATTATTATTTTAGAAGATGAAGCAATTATGATGATGTTTTTAAAAGACTCCTTAGAGAAAAGAGGACATACAGTAAAAGCTACATTTAATAGTTATTTAGGTTTTTTTGAATTTATTGAAAAAGAAAATATTGATTTAGTTTTTATGGATATTTTACTAAAGGGAGCATTAGATGGTACACAAATAGCCAAAAGACTAAGAGAAATAAACAAAACCATAAAAATTGTATTTATTACTTCATATAAAGATAGCCAAATTTTACAAATGGCAAAACTTTCAAAACCCAATGGATATCTTATTAAGCCCGTATCAAAAGAGGATTTGGAAGCTATTTTGATGGTTTGTGAAACAAATACTGAAATAGAAGAAAATAATGATTATATAACAATAGCCACTTATAAATATCATATTATAAATAAAACAGTAGAAGAGAATAATGAGTTAATAAAACTTACAAAAAATGAATTAAAATGTTTTGAGTTATTACTTCAAAATAAAAACACCTATATCTCTCCTGAAATCTTAATAAATCACTTATGGAATGTGGAGGCATCTATAAAATTTAATTCCTTAAGAGAACTTGTATATAGAATAAGAAAAAAACTACCAAACTTACATATAGACAATAGTATAAATATAGGCTATATCCTAAAAGATTAA
- a CDS encoding 7TM diverse intracellular signaling domain-containing protein, with the protein MRLYYLIILLVSFSSVFATEIDLSNKNLTYEGKKMSYFEDKDSSYTINKIKELNNKSFTKQEKEVFLRFFTDSTYWFKFDALNKTNNNLKRYFVFDTPWIDSINIYIYDNQNRLTTYKLGTLLPFKERSMKINLLNQAHNFSKGKSTVYLQIKTRDPFIVPFSILSEKNFYKKIMNMDLIVISTYSIVFAIFIFNILIFIIARYKPYFYYSLYLLSYLLMSLSYDSHTFKYIFYDYPNIQNWMQSLTILFYLVFSLLFAKSFLELKDNFPKINTYTNYILIGHIGICILASILGYKYTIFYASCITPLFSIYMLFLGVYSYLKGNKKAVFFTLATIFGCTGAFLTASIAASMIDYNWYLFKGVDIGVSIDSILFSIALAYRYTSLNLILENTKKEVTLLNKNLEKKVEERTKELDIQVKNKTVLLKELSHRIKNNLQIISALLSMDKDKLENEKDKDILDENIKRIKSISILYENFLEIKNPNKIELKKYIEKIISEIKNSYSSLDIQYDLDIHKILLNQNSLIPIGLVMNELILNSVKYAFKQTPNPKISIYFSKDDKNINFMYKDNGIGANIDEVESGFGFSLMKTLISFQLNGKLDCKNNDGLEYKIILPADS; encoded by the coding sequence TTGAGACTATACTATTTAATTATTTTACTTGTTAGTTTTTCTTCTGTTTTTGCAACAGAAATTGATTTATCAAATAAAAATTTAACTTATGAAGGTAAAAAGATGAGTTATTTTGAAGATAAAGACTCATCTTATACTATAAATAAAATAAAAGAGCTAAATAATAAAAGCTTTACAAAACAAGAAAAAGAAGTTTTTCTTAGGTTTTTTACTGACTCTACTTATTGGTTTAAATTCGATGCACTTAATAAAACAAATAATAACTTAAAAAGATATTTTGTATTTGATACACCTTGGATAGATTCTATTAATATTTATATATATGATAACCAAAATAGATTGACAACTTATAAATTGGGTACCTTATTACCTTTTAAAGAGAGATCAATGAAGATTAATCTTCTAAATCAAGCCCATAACTTCTCTAAAGGTAAATCAACTGTATATTTACAAATAAAAACAAGAGATCCTTTTATAGTACCTTTTTCAATTTTAAGTGAAAAGAACTTTTATAAAAAAATAATGAATATGGATTTGATAGTAATAAGTACTTATAGTATTGTTTTTGCTATTTTTATTTTTAATATTTTAATATTTATTATTGCAAGATATAAGCCTTATTTTTATTATTCATTATATTTATTATCATATCTTTTGATGAGTTTAAGTTATGATAGCCATACTTTTAAATATATATTCTACGACTACCCAAATATTCAAAACTGGATGCAATCTCTTACTATACTTTTCTATTTGGTTTTTAGTTTACTTTTTGCTAAATCATTTTTAGAGTTAAAAGATAATTTTCCTAAAATAAATACTTATACAAACTATATTTTGATTGGACATATTGGAATATGTATTCTTGCTTCTATTTTAGGATATAAATATACTATTTTTTATGCCTCTTGTATTACTCCATTATTTAGTATCTATATGTTATTTTTAGGAGTTTACTCTTATTTAAAGGGAAATAAAAAAGCAGTATTCTTTACTTTAGCAACTATTTTTGGCTGTACTGGTGCCTTTTTAACAGCTTCAATTGCAGCTTCTATGATTGATTATAATTGGTACTTGTTTAAAGGAGTGGATATTGGAGTAAGTATAGACTCTATTCTTTTTTCTATTGCTTTAGCATATAGATATACTTCCTTGAACCTTATTTTAGAAAATACTAAAAAAGAAGTAACTCTACTAAATAAAAACTTAGAGAAAAAAGTTGAAGAGAGAACAAAAGAGTTAGATATACAAGTAAAAAATAAAACAGTATTATTAAAAGAGTTATCACATAGAATTAAAAACAATTTGCAAATAATAAGTGCCTTGTTATCTATGGATAAGGACAAATTAGAGAATGAAAAAGATAAAGATATTTTGGATGAAAATATAAAAAGAATCAAATCAATATCTATCTTATATGAAAACTTCTTAGAAATAAAAAATCCAAATAAAATTGAGTTAAAAAAGTATATTGAAAAAATCATATCTGAGATCAAAAATAGTTACTCTTCTTTAGATATTCAATATGATTTAGATATTCACAAAATCTTGTTAAACCAAAATAGCCTAATCCCAATAGGGCTTGTAATGAATGAGCTAATCTTAAATAGTGTTAAATATGCTTTTAAACAAACTCCTAATCCAAAAATTAGTATCTATTTTTCTAAAGATGATAAAAATATAAATTTTATGTATAAAGATAATGGTATTGGAGCAAATATTGATGAAGTGGAGAGTGGGTTTGGATTTAGTCTTATGAAAACTCTTATCTCTTTTCAATTAAATGGGAAACTTGATTGTAAAAATAATGATGGATTGGAATATAAGATTATTTTACCAGCTGACTCATAA